In the genome of bacterium, the window CGCGGCGGAAGATGGTGAGGCCGCCGCTGAGGTCGAACTTCAGCGCCTGCGCGAAGTCGAGCTTCATGCGCGCGCCCCCTTTCCGCCGCCGGGCAGGTGCATGTCCTCGGAGCCGCCGGCCTGCTTGGTCAAGGCGATGAAGGTGTCCTCGAGGCTGAAGGGACTCTCGGCGAGTTCCCGCAGGCGCCAGCCGCGCGTGCGCGCGAGCGACGCGACGCCGCCGGCCAGATCGGCCGCGAAGTCTCCGCGCAGCTCGAAGCGCCCGGGCGCCTGCTCGCCGAGCGGCAGCAGGGTCTGGAAGCCGGCGAGGCCCGCGAGGGCGGTCTTCAGATCCTCGGGCACGGCCTCGAAGCCGAGCAGCAGGCGATTCGAGCCCATCGCCCGGCGCTGCAGCTCGGCGATGCGCCCGTCGGCGATCACGCGGCCCTGGTTGATGATCACCACGCGATCGGTCACCGGCGCCACTTCCTGCAGCACGTGGGTGCTGAAGATGATCGTCTTCGTCCGCCCCAGCTCGCCGATCAGCTCGCGGATGCCGATGATCTGCAGCGGGTCCAGGCCCGTGGTCGGCTCGTCGAGGATGAGGATCTCCGGGTCGTGCACCAGCGCCTGGGCCAGGCCCGTGCGCTGGCGGAAGCCCTTGGACAGCTCGCCGATCGTCTGCTTGTAGACGCGGGTGATGCCGCAGGCCTCGCGCACCCAGTCCAGGCGAGCCGCGAGCGCGGCGCCCGCGAGCCCGCGCGAGCGGCCGACGAACTCCAGGTATTCGTGCACGCGCATGTCCGTGTACAGCGGCACGTTCTCGGGCTGGTAGCCGATCTTGCGGCGCACGGCGAGCGGTTGCTCGCGCACGTCGAGGCCGTCCACGGTGACCGTGCCGGCGTCGGGCGCCAGGAAGCTGGTGATGATCTTCATCGCCGTGCTCTTCCCCGCGCCGTTGGGCCCGAGGAAGCCGAGCACGGAGCCGCGCTCGACCTGCAGGGAGACCCCGTCCAGGGCCACCGTGCTGCCGAAGCGTTTGGAGACCTCGCGCACTTCGATCATGCCGAATTCACCTCGCCGGTTGACGATCGCCGGGCGGCCTGAGTGCTGCATGGAGTGTGAGGCGCGCGGCCGGCAAGCGGCCACGGCGCGAGGGGCCACTATACCCAAAGCCCGCGCGGAGTTCCAGGGGTGCCGGGGCCGCCGCCGGGCGGCCTCGCGAAGGGGCCCGCGCCCTTGCGGCCCGGCCCGGCGCGGGCTACCCTCTTGCGTTCCGCCGCGCGGGCGGGGGAGCCGGGTCGGGTCGCCGGGCGAGGACAGCACGCGCCAGGGCGAGCGGACCCGCTCACAATTAAGGAGGGCCATGGGGATCGACTGGGGCCGGAGCGCGCGCATCGCCGAGCACATCTTCGACACGATCGGCCGGACGCCCCTGGTCCGTCTGTCGCGCCTGACGGCGGGCAGCCCGCTCGAGCTGCTCGGCAAGCTCGAGTACTTCAGCCCCTCGGGTAGCCTCAAGGATCGCATCTACCTGAGGATGTTCCGCGCGGCCGAGGCCACCGGCGCGCTGCGCCCGGGCATGACCGTCCTCGAGTGCTCGACCGGGAACG includes:
- a CDS encoding ATP-binding cassette domain-containing protein, which gives rise to MIEVREVSKRFGSTVALDGVSLQVERGSVLGFLGPNGAGKSTAMKIITSFLAPDAGTVTVDGLDVREQPLAVRRKIGYQPENVPLYTDMRVHEYLEFVGRSRGLAGAALAARLDWVREACGITRVYKQTIGELSKGFRQRTGLAQALVHDPEILILDEPTTGLDPLQIIGIRELIGELGRTKTIIFSTHVLQEVAPVTDRVVIINQGRVIADGRIAELQRRAMGSNRLLLGFEAVPEDLKTALAGLAGFQTLLPLGEQAPGRFELRGDFAADLAGGVASLARTRGWRLRELAESPFSLEDTFIALTKQAGGSEDMHLPGGGKGARA